In one Hyphomicrobium sp. 99 genomic region, the following are encoded:
- a CDS encoding ABC transporter ATP-binding protein: MNIAAKDFKPVTNVPPLKATRISKEYLGGSFKALDDVSFELQENQITAFVGPSGCGKTTMLRIIAGLEYPTRGRLEVFGKNVQGPGPDRGMIFQAYTSFPWLTAMQNVEYGMKILKVPAEERRERTMNFLKLVHLENFADAYPRSLSGGMKQRVALARTLAQNPAIILMDEPFGALDAQVRWEMQELMIELIEREKKTVVAITHDIEEAIYLADRIIFFSRQPGRIKADIPLTFKGGRRIKQKEELLDLPGYAELERQLFAMMREEIK, translated from the coding sequence ATGAATATCGCCGCAAAGGATTTCAAGCCGGTGACAAACGTTCCCCCGCTCAAGGCAACCCGCATCAGCAAGGAGTATCTGGGCGGGTCGTTCAAGGCGCTCGACGACGTATCGTTCGAGCTGCAGGAAAATCAAATCACAGCCTTCGTTGGTCCGTCGGGCTGTGGAAAGACGACCATGCTGCGCATCATTGCAGGTCTTGAATATCCCACACGCGGACGGCTGGAAGTGTTCGGCAAGAACGTGCAGGGGCCGGGGCCTGATCGCGGGATGATTTTTCAGGCGTACACATCGTTTCCGTGGCTGACCGCCATGCAGAACGTCGAATACGGGATGAAAATTCTCAAGGTTCCGGCGGAAGAGCGGCGTGAACGCACGATGAATTTTCTCAAGCTCGTGCACCTCGAGAATTTTGCCGACGCCTATCCGCGTAGCTTGTCCGGAGGCATGAAGCAGCGTGTCGCTCTCGCACGAACACTGGCGCAAAATCCGGCGATCATCCTGATGGATGAACCGTTCGGCGCGTTGGACGCTCAGGTTCGTTGGGAAATGCAGGAACTCATGATCGAGTTGATCGAGCGTGAGAAGAAGACGGTCGTCGCAATCACACACGATATCGAGGAAGCGATCTATCTGGCCGATCGGATCATCTTCTTCAGTCGCCAGCCGGGCCGCATCAAAGCCGATATCCCACTCACGTTCAAAGGCGGGCGGCGCATCAAGCAGAAAGAGGAGCTGCTGGATCTGCCCGGATACGCGGAGCTCGAGCGTCAGCTGTTTGCGATGATGCGCGAGGAAATCAAATAG
- a CDS encoding FAD/NAD(P)-binding oxidoreductase, whose product MRDPAVLIVGAGPAGLAAAAELIKRGVNDILVIDRDDAPGGLPRFCAHPGFGIGYSAIPRFGPEFSSRLVRAVEDKNVRILCSTTMTALDNGPAVSITGPECGYRILRPRAVILATGIREANRGNRMVPGDRPEAGVLTTGLLQQMVARKVPFPAAMKSIVVVGTEHVSFSAIWTARHAGLKVRMMVDDRPRIGSFRPVGWLARAMGIDVRLGTRVAAIKARNNRVSGVVIDGPRGTETIACDGVVFTAGWIPEVAAVATGPVKVDSLTGGIAVNGNGLTNVAGVFAAGNVLYPLKASGSCAIQGRHIGAAVAKYLKSQTA is encoded by the coding sequence ATGCGTGATCCAGCGGTACTCATCGTCGGAGCTGGACCCGCAGGTCTGGCCGCGGCCGCCGAACTGATAAAACGCGGCGTGAACGACATCCTCGTCATCGATCGCGACGACGCGCCCGGCGGCCTGCCGCGCTTCTGCGCGCATCCCGGTTTCGGCATCGGCTATTCGGCAATTCCCCGATTTGGGCCTGAATTTTCCTCGCGTCTCGTCCGCGCCGTCGAAGACAAAAACGTGCGCATCCTCTGCAGCACCACCATGACCGCCCTCGATAATGGTCCCGCTGTTTCGATCACCGGGCCCGAATGCGGATATCGGATACTCAGGCCCCGCGCCGTCATTCTCGCCACCGGCATCCGCGAGGCAAACCGAGGCAACAGAATGGTGCCCGGAGACCGACCGGAAGCTGGCGTTTTGACCACAGGGTTGCTTCAGCAGATGGTCGCGCGGAAGGTCCCGTTCCCCGCTGCAATGAAATCGATCGTCGTTGTAGGCACCGAGCACGTATCGTTCTCGGCAATTTGGACCGCACGTCATGCCGGACTGAAAGTGCGCATGATGGTGGATGACCGCCCGCGGATCGGCTCTTTCCGTCCTGTTGGATGGCTCGCCCGAGCTATGGGCATCGATGTGCGCCTTGGCACGCGCGTCGCTGCGATCAAGGCGCGAAACAACCGCGTTTCAGGCGTCGTCATCGATGGACCGCGCGGAACCGAAACGATCGCCTGTGATGGCGTCGTATTCACCGCCGGTTGGATCCCTGAAGTCGCTGCGGTCGCGACCGGCCCTGTCAAAGTCGATAGCCTCACCGGCGGTATCGCAGTCAACGGCAACGGACTGACGAACGTCGCCGGCGTCTTCGCCGCGGGCAATGTTCTTTATCCGCTCAAGGCAAGTGGCTCATGCGCGATACAGGGCCGGCACATTGGAGCAGCTGTCGCGAAGTATCTAAAATCTCAGACGGCATAG
- a CDS encoding HupE/UreJ family protein, with protein sequence MRFSRAQHVLKALGAGSLLMLAAALPASAHVGIGAVHTFSQGFLHPMSGIDHIIAMVAVGFFAFNMGGSARWLVPTAFVAAMMFGGLLGYEGWPLPMVEQGIGLSVVALSAAVAIGVRLPTVAAMAVVGLFAVFHGHAHGNEGAGLGFAFLPYAVGFVAATSLLHVTGMVSALYVDQLKPSMALTLRRVSGVIGGLVGLSLLFGVMS encoded by the coding sequence ATGAGATTTTCACGCGCACAGCACGTTCTAAAAGCCCTCGGCGCAGGCTCGCTCCTGATGTTGGCGGCGGCGCTACCCGCTTCGGCTCACGTCGGGATTGGTGCCGTTCATACGTTCAGTCAGGGTTTTCTGCATCCGATGAGCGGCATTGACCACATCATCGCGATGGTGGCTGTGGGATTCTTTGCGTTCAACATGGGCGGGTCGGCACGGTGGCTTGTGCCTACGGCTTTCGTCGCCGCGATGATGTTTGGTGGTTTGCTCGGCTACGAGGGATGGCCCCTGCCGATGGTCGAACAAGGGATCGGCTTGTCCGTCGTTGCTTTGAGTGCGGCGGTGGCCATCGGCGTTCGGTTGCCGACTGTTGCGGCGATGGCTGTGGTTGGACTGTTCGCGGTTTTCCATGGTCATGCCCACGGGAACGAGGGAGCTGGACTGGGCTTCGCCTTTCTTCCCTATGCTGTCGGGTTCGTTGCCGCGACTTCGCTTCTGCACGTGACGGGAATGGTTTCGGCTCTCTACGTTGATCAGCTGAAACCATCTATGGCGCTGACGCTCAGGAGAGTGTCCGGTGTGATCGGCGGATTGGTGGGCTTGTCACTGCTTTTCGGCGTGATGTCCTGA
- a CDS encoding agmatinase family protein: protein MVRSPKDHDHDFPHAHRHGHSHGVRREDTHGAKSMETLSRISQTKQDEEVARSLQYGLEAADSVIDRNISLFSRGHQPAFAGINTFMKAPYCEDIRKIGNYEAAFVGAPFDSATTYRPGTRFGPQAVRRISALYDGYWFDGGVDIYEELDLCDAGDIFVIPGNIEKTFDQVTKAVSHIYTSGVFPIICGGDHSLGFPNVRGIAPHIDGNVGIIHIDRHIDIQEKDMDERMHTTPWFWTTNEGTHASHRDHSHMHDVGLPNCHPKNLVQIGIGGWYGNRPGTAVAKRRGTSVLTMHDVQHFGPKKAAEIALEMAWEGCKAVYLSFDIDSIDPGFAPGTGSPEPGGLLPREAFEMIHTIAAEGLCGMEVVEVSPPYDVNDNTAQLACRVVLDVLGTLVANGKLGHRSRVMK from the coding sequence ATGGTGCGCAGTCCTAAAGATCACGATCACGACTTTCCCCACGCCCATCGTCATGGCCATTCGCACGGCGTACGGCGCGAAGACACGCATGGTGCGAAGAGCATGGAGACATTGTCTCGCATCTCCCAGACCAAGCAGGACGAGGAAGTCGCTCGATCACTGCAATATGGGCTTGAAGCTGCTGACTCCGTCATCGACCGCAATATCTCGTTGTTCAGCCGTGGCCACCAGCCGGCGTTCGCGGGCATCAACACCTTCATGAAGGCGCCGTACTGCGAAGACATTCGGAAGATCGGCAACTACGAGGCGGCTTTTGTTGGCGCGCCATTCGACTCGGCGACGACCTACAGGCCCGGCACACGCTTTGGGCCGCAAGCTGTTCGCCGGATATCGGCACTTTACGACGGCTACTGGTTCGATGGCGGCGTCGACATCTATGAAGAACTCGATCTTTGCGATGCGGGGGACATCTTTGTCATTCCGGGCAATATCGAGAAGACGTTCGACCAGGTGACAAAGGCCGTTTCGCACATCTACACGTCGGGCGTTTTCCCAATCATCTGCGGCGGCGATCATAGCTTGGGCTTCCCCAACGTGCGGGGCATTGCTCCGCATATCGACGGCAACGTCGGCATCATTCACATCGACCGGCACATCGATATTCAAGAGAAGGATATGGATGAGCGCATGCACACGACGCCTTGGTTCTGGACGACGAACGAAGGGACGCACGCGTCGCATCGTGACCATAGCCACATGCACGATGTGGGCTTGCCGAACTGCCATCCGAAAAATCTCGTGCAGATCGGCATTGGCGGCTGGTACGGCAATCGCCCGGGAACGGCTGTCGCTAAGCGCCGTGGAACGAGCGTGCTGACGATGCACGACGTGCAGCATTTTGGTCCGAAGAAGGCTGCGGAAATCGCGCTCGAAATGGCATGGGAAGGCTGCAAGGCGGTCTACCTGTCATTCGATATCGACTCGATCGATCCGGGGTTTGCTCCCGGAACCGGTTCGCCCGAGCCCGGCGGTCTCCTGCCGCGCGAAGCATTCGAGATGATCCATACGATTGCAGCGGAAGGCCTATGCGGCATGGAAGTCGTCGAGGTGTCGCCGCCGTACGACGTCAACGACAACACGGCTCAGCTTGCATGCCGCGTCGTGCTCGATGTGCTTGGAACTCTGGTGGCGAACGGGAAGCTCGGCCATCGCAGCAGAGTCATGAAGTAG
- a CDS encoding ABC transporter substrate-binding protein: MKKKSFTNTLLALSLVAVSAPVTAHRVSAAENVSVAIISFSPYAPWYIVKAKGLAKNINLDVKIIEGITEKNAAITSGQVQCMNNTMDSMVLARAGDLPVKVVAFSDMSYGLDKMVVTKDINSVEDFKGKKFGADYGFLNHMWMLLTLKRAGIDVKELQHAVMLPQESAAAFASGGIDIDVNYDPFASQSLKRDGAKIFKSSLTDRTWERGLISDAIACNQAWLAEKPAVAKELLRAWFEAVNWWKENPEEGDAIVAAGLSWPVADVKLNQYGAIMLNINQNLGALGLEGGKPLCESLPAEAPRAPADVKGWGSLFNGPDCVAGYAESTWDLFSETYFVAGVSQKKVKSNEAFDTSLLSALAADGLAAKYSSNKWIGRLGPQ, translated from the coding sequence ATGAAAAAGAAGTCGTTCACGAACACGTTGCTTGCGCTCAGCTTGGTGGCGGTCTCGGCGCCGGTCACCGCACATCGAGTTAGCGCCGCCGAAAATGTCAGTGTCGCTATCATATCGTTTTCGCCCTATGCGCCATGGTACATCGTCAAGGCGAAGGGCCTCGCCAAGAATATCAATCTCGACGTCAAGATCATCGAGGGCATCACCGAAAAGAATGCCGCGATTACGTCGGGGCAGGTTCAATGCATGAACAACACCATGGACAGTATGGTGTTGGCGCGTGCCGGAGACCTTCCTGTAAAGGTCGTTGCGTTCTCGGATATGTCCTACGGCCTCGACAAGATGGTGGTGACGAAGGACATCAATTCCGTCGAGGACTTCAAGGGTAAGAAGTTCGGCGCCGACTACGGGTTCCTCAACCATATGTGGATGCTGCTCACGCTCAAGCGGGCGGGCATCGATGTGAAGGAGCTGCAGCACGCGGTCATGCTTCCGCAGGAGAGCGCGGCTGCGTTCGCGAGCGGCGGCATTGATATCGACGTCAATTACGATCCCTTTGCCTCCCAGTCGTTGAAGCGCGACGGGGCGAAGATCTTCAAATCGAGCCTTACAGACCGCACTTGGGAGCGCGGGCTCATTTCCGATGCCATCGCCTGCAACCAAGCGTGGCTTGCCGAGAAACCGGCGGTTGCCAAGGAACTGCTGCGTGCGTGGTTCGAAGCGGTCAATTGGTGGAAGGAGAATCCGGAGGAAGGTGATGCGATCGTCGCTGCCGGTCTTTCGTGGCCGGTGGCCGACGTGAAGCTCAACCAGTACGGCGCGATCATGCTCAACATCAATCAGAACTTGGGCGCGCTTGGCCTGGAGGGTGGAAAGCCTCTCTGCGAAAGCCTGCCCGCAGAAGCTCCTCGCGCTCCGGCCGACGTCAAGGGTTGGGGTTCACTGTTCAACGGGCCCGATTGCGTCGCAGGCTACGCGGAGTCGACCTGGGATCTGTTCAGCGAAACGTATTTCGTGGCCGGGGTTTCTCAAAAGAAAGTCAAATCGAACGAGGCGTTCGATACGTCGCTTCTTTCCGCGCTCGCCGCTGACGGCTTAGCGGCCAAATACTCTTCGAACAAATGGATCGGAAGACTCGGCCCGCAATAG
- a CDS encoding NAD(P)/FAD-dependent oxidoreductase produces MSVQFDIAVIGAGVVGSAIARDLSRYDLKVVLLEANTDLGDESSKGNSALMTEGHDTPAGSLERDLVVRGYQRYMTEAPQLGLPMRKTGAIMLAWTDEQRATVEKLVEEAHGEGFHNVHLLEGDEVARRWPQFRPGVLCAQWMPDEIIADPFSTPYAYVLEAVTNGVTFLRPWRVSRAERNAHGWRLRNDRGDVLEAGLVINAGGIRADIVEGLVGHSDFVMRPRRGQYILLDKPARAIHDIIAYPTPTPASRGILISPTIFGNVLVGPTAEEVEDRDDRGVTEVGLRALRQAIDDMVPALRDMPVNTIYAGMRPATNHSDYQIIPRFGERWLTVAGIRSTGFSGALGIAEYVMSLVFPKVFDKQPTKTVRGVRVPDLSETSIRPWADPEKIATDPAYADMLCHCERISVGEVRDALNSPVPPASIKALKRRTRAMFGRCQGFYCGARVQVMFDEAKVKRDA; encoded by the coding sequence ATGAGTGTACAGTTCGATATCGCGGTCATTGGCGCGGGAGTCGTCGGTTCGGCGATCGCCCGCGATCTATCCCGCTACGATTTGAAAGTCGTTCTCCTCGAAGCCAACACCGATCTTGGCGATGAGTCGAGCAAGGGCAACTCCGCGCTGATGACCGAGGGGCATGACACGCCTGCCGGCTCGCTCGAGCGCGATCTCGTCGTGCGCGGATACCAACGCTATATGACGGAAGCGCCGCAACTTGGCCTGCCGATGCGCAAGACCGGCGCCATCATGCTGGCCTGGACAGACGAGCAGCGCGCGACCGTCGAGAAGCTTGTCGAGGAGGCCCACGGCGAAGGGTTTCACAACGTCCACTTGCTCGAAGGCGATGAAGTGGCGAGGCGTTGGCCACAGTTCCGCCCTGGCGTTCTTTGCGCGCAATGGATGCCGGATGAAATCATCGCCGATCCATTCTCGACGCCTTACGCCTATGTTCTTGAGGCTGTCACCAACGGCGTAACGTTCTTGCGGCCGTGGCGCGTCTCGCGCGCCGAACGAAACGCTCATGGCTGGCGGTTGCGTAATGACCGAGGCGACGTTCTCGAAGCAGGTCTTGTCATCAATGCAGGCGGCATCCGCGCAGATATAGTCGAGGGCCTCGTTGGCCATTCCGATTTCGTGATGCGGCCGCGGCGCGGTCAGTACATTCTGCTCGACAAGCCGGCGCGCGCGATCCACGACATCATCGCGTATCCGACACCGACTCCGGCATCGCGCGGCATTCTGATATCGCCGACGATATTCGGCAACGTACTCGTCGGTCCGACAGCGGAAGAGGTCGAGGATCGCGACGACCGCGGAGTCACCGAAGTGGGGCTCCGAGCGTTACGGCAAGCAATCGACGACATGGTTCCCGCCCTGCGCGACATGCCGGTGAATACGATCTATGCCGGCATGCGGCCTGCGACGAACCACAGCGATTATCAAATCATCCCGCGGTTCGGTGAGCGCTGGCTGACGGTTGCAGGAATTCGCTCGACAGGATTTTCAGGCGCCTTGGGTATCGCCGAATATGTGATGTCTCTCGTGTTCCCGAAAGTTTTCGATAAGCAGCCAACCAAGACCGTGCGCGGCGTACGCGTTCCGGATCTGTCGGAGACCAGCATTCGGCCGTGGGCCGATCCGGAGAAGATCGCAACCGATCCGGCGTATGCGGATATGCTCTGCCATTGCGAACGGATCAGCGTCGGAGAAGTACGGGACGCACTCAACTCACCGGTCCCACCGGCATCGATCAAAGCTCTAAAGCGACGTACGCGCGCAATGTTTGGCCGTTGCCAGGGATTCTATTGCGGCGCGCGCGTACAGGTCATGTTCGACGAAGCCAAGGTCAAACGCGATGCGTGA
- a CDS encoding ABC transporter permease produces MLAFVGAMAFLGLWELGHYLTPASARKFFPSIGEVGSALYVLFAERNFLHDVSVSCWRIFVSFLAASAIAVPIGILMGSFGNIRALFNPTLTAWRYLPAASFIPLLLVWFGPTDQAKIALLFIGVIFFLISLVLDNTTAIQKEFVEAGLTMGASRRVILSGIVVPAALPAIFDSMRNMIAVSWTYLVIAEIVGAQDGIGAVMMRAGRFLNVDVIMAGIVTIGALGLLTDLIFRGICRALFPWNVERRS; encoded by the coding sequence GTGCTGGCGTTTGTTGGAGCGATGGCGTTCCTTGGTTTGTGGGAGCTCGGCCACTATCTGACGCCGGCATCAGCCCGCAAGTTTTTTCCCTCGATCGGTGAGGTGGGCTCCGCGCTTTACGTCTTGTTCGCCGAGCGTAACTTCCTCCACGACGTCTCGGTGAGTTGTTGGCGAATTTTCGTCAGCTTCCTGGCGGCTTCCGCGATCGCTGTGCCGATTGGCATTCTGATGGGAAGCTTCGGAAACATTCGCGCGCTCTTCAATCCGACATTGACAGCCTGGCGATATCTGCCGGCGGCGTCGTTCATTCCGCTGCTGCTCGTTTGGTTTGGACCCACTGACCAGGCAAAGATCGCGCTGCTCTTCATCGGCGTCATCTTCTTCCTCATCTCACTGGTTCTGGACAACACCACGGCCATCCAGAAGGAGTTTGTGGAAGCTGGATTGACGATGGGCGCATCGCGCCGCGTCATTCTGAGCGGAATCGTCGTCCCTGCGGCTCTTCCAGCGATCTTCGACTCCATGCGCAACATGATCGCGGTGAGCTGGACCTATCTTGTCATTGCGGAAATCGTTGGTGCCCAGGACGGGATCGGGGCCGTGATGATGCGTGCGGGACGTTTTCTCAACGTCGACGTGATCATGGCAGGCATTGTCACGATCGGTGCGTTGGGTCTGCTGACAGACCTCATTTTCCGGGGCATTTGCCGCGCGCTGTTCCCGTGGAACGTCGAGCGGAGGTCGTAA